A region of Vigna radiata var. radiata cultivar VC1973A chromosome 6, Vradiata_ver6, whole genome shotgun sequence DNA encodes the following proteins:
- the LOC106764335 gene encoding probable O-methyltransferase 3, with product MQEIMESHDAKLLRAQTHIWNHIFNFINSMSLKCVVELGIADIIHNHGQPISLSNLIASLPIHSSKTHFIPRLMRIMVHSGFFSQLSHTDNEFEVKYALTDASLLLLKSHQMSVAPFLQAMLDPVLTNPWHHFSNWFKTGNTTPFEMVHGKSFWENAGSDPRINILFNDAMASDAQLXTSSVIEKCKGVXMGXESLVDVGGGTGTMGKAIAESFPQLECIVFDLPHVVSGLQGSGNLKYVGGDMFEAIPPTDAILLKWILHDWSDEECVSILKKCKEAISKKGKEGKVIIIDMVIDNEVKDEECVETQLFFDMLMMVLVKGKERNEKEWVKLFSSAGFSNYTITPVLGSRSLIQIYP from the exons ATGCAAGAAATTATGGAATCCCATGACGCGAAACTACTGAGGGCTCAAACACACATATGGAATCATATTTTTAACTTCATAAATTCCATGTCCCTTAAGTGTGTTGTTGAGTTAGGCATAGCAGACATCATACACAACCATGGCCAACCCATCTCACTCTCAAACCTCATTGCTTCACTGCCAATTCATTCTTCCAAAACTCATTTCATCCCTCGCTTGATGCGAATCATGGTCCATTCTGGCTTCTTCTCTCAACTCAGTCACACCGACAACGAGTTTGAAGTCAAGTATGCACTCACTGATGCCTCTTTGCTTCTGCTTAAGAGCCATCAAATGAGTGTGGCACCTTTCCTGCAGGCCATGCTTGATCCAGTTTTAACAAATCCATGGCATCACTTTTCTAATTGGTTCAAAACTGGTAATACTACACCGTTTGAAATGGTGCATGGGAAATCGTTTTGGGAGAATGCTGGCAGTGATCCCAGAATTAATATCTTATTCAATGATGCCATGGCAAGTGATGCTCAACTAATNACTAGTTCNGTNATTGAGAAATGCAAAGGGGTGTTNATGGGATNGGAGTCATTGGTTGATGTTGGGGGAGGTACAGGAACCATGGGAAAGGCCATTGCCGAATCCTTCCCTCAGTTGGAATGCATCGTATTTGATCTTCCACATGTTGTTTCTGGCTTGCAAGGAAGTGGAAACCTTAAATATGTTGGAGGGGACATGTTTGAGGCGATTCCTCCAACAGATGCCATTTTGTTGAAG TGGATATTACATGACTGGAGCGATGAGGAGTGTGTGAGCATATTAAAGAAATGCAAGGAAGCTATATCTAAGAAAGGCAAAGAAGGGAAAGTGATAATCATAGACATGGTGATAGATAATGAAGTGAAAGATGAAGAGTGTGTTGAAACACAGCTCTTCTTTGATATGTTGATGATGGTGTTGGTGAAGGGAAAAGAGAGAAACGAGAAGGAATGGGTGAAATTGTTTTCCTCTGCTGGTTTCAGTAACTACACAATAACTCCCGTTTTGGGCTCAAGGTCTCTCATTCAGATCTATCCATAG